The proteins below come from a single Roseiflexus sp. RS-1 genomic window:
- a CDS encoding helix-turn-helix domain-containing protein: protein MPARRTLHLSVEEREALEDLRDHAPKPYLRERAAALLLIASGVPPAVVARERLLRPRHPETVYLWLNRWEAEGIDSLPIRDGRGRKPAFSP, encoded by the coding sequence ATGCCGGCACGCCGGACCCTTCACTTGTCCGTCGAGGAGCGGGAGGCCCTCGAAGACCTGCGCGATCACGCCCCCAAGCCCTATTTGCGCGAACGGGCGGCGGCATTACTGCTCATCGCGTCTGGCGTACCGCCTGCCGTCGTGGCCCGCGAACGCTTGCTGCGTCCGCGCCATCCGGAAACCGTCTATCTCTGGCTGAATCGCTGGGAAGCCGAGGGCATCGATAGCCTCCCCATCCGGGACGGACGCGGGCGCAAGCCCGCTTTTTCCCCCTGA
- a CDS encoding IS630 family transposase translates to MVRRDPRQCGLTQTRWTLDAIRSQLAWGRDASLSGIARILDRLGITWQRARSHVHSPDPHYQAKLQEIADVVEDARAHPNQVVTVYLDEVTVTRQPTLANGYGRAGADQVRAERSLATDCELRIVGSLDVVTGQVVTRRAKTIGLATLVRFYQDLHAAYPEAERIYVILDNWPVHFHPDVLVALEPQTTRWAFSRPGNWPATPSVRAVRRAGDVRLPIQLMPLPTYASWCNPIEKLWRWMRQEVTHLHRWATDLDQLRNHLDAFFASFATGSSKLLQYVGLG, encoded by the coding sequence CTGGTCCGCCGTGACCCGCGGCAGTGCGGGCTGACCCAGACGCGCTGGACCCTGGACGCCATCCGCAGCCAGTTGGCGTGGGGGCGCGACGCCTCGCTGAGCGGGATCGCCCGTATTCTGGATCGGTTGGGCATCACCTGGCAGCGCGCCCGCAGTCATGTGCATAGCCCTGATCCCCACTATCAGGCCAAACTGCAGGAGATCGCAGACGTGGTGGAGGATGCCCGCGCGCACCCCAACCAGGTGGTGACCGTGTATCTGGATGAAGTCACGGTCACCCGGCAACCGACCCTGGCCAACGGGTATGGGCGGGCGGGCGCCGATCAGGTGCGGGCGGAACGGAGTCTGGCGACCGATTGCGAACTGCGCATCGTGGGCAGTTTGGACGTTGTGACGGGCCAGGTGGTCACCCGGCGGGCGAAGACGATTGGCCTGGCGACGCTGGTGCGATTCTACCAGGATCTGCACGCTGCCTATCCTGAGGCTGAGCGCATCTATGTCATTCTGGATAATTGGCCGGTCCATTTTCATCCGGATGTCCTGGTGGCGCTTGAGCCGCAAACAACCCGCTGGGCGTTTTCCCGTCCTGGCAATTGGCCGGCCACCCCCAGTGTGCGGGCCGTGCGCCGGGCTGGAGATGTCCGCCTGCCCATCCAACTGATGCCGTTGCCGACGTATGCGTCGTGGTGTAACCCGATCGAGAAGCTGTGGCGGTGGATGCGTCAGGAGGTCACCCACCTGCATCGCTGGGCGACGGATCTCGATCAGTTGCGCAACCACCTGGATGCCTTCTTCGCGTCGTTTGCAACCGGCTCGTCAAAGCTTTTACAGTATGTCGGTCTCGGATAG
- a CDS encoding bifunctional heptose 7-phosphate kinase/heptose 1-phosphate adenyltransferase, which produces MMMDENRLQDIVLRWAQTRVLVVGDFVLDRRLQIDPARIERSEETGLPAHQVVAVTIDPGAAGRVAAVLRALGSAVITLGVIGDDGDGYELRRSLRALGIDERAMVVAADRHTATSIHPVNQSATALSYDLERLDIRSRSPLAPSTTAALIERLRSLVMQVHAVIVVDRIPDDECGVVTLRLRLEIADLAARYPDVWFLAHSRWRTGLFRNVIVVPNARECVRAVYASDSDHPPLALVGQAAGQLHRRTGKPVIVTLGLRGMLVIHNDGMTHIPAIPVTGPINAVGANDSALAAVAVALCAGATLDEAAQAGNLAAAAAMRSGATDGVAPDQIVALWRAHHKYS; this is translated from the coding sequence ATGATGATGGATGAAAACAGGCTTCAGGACATTGTGCTTCGATGGGCGCAAACGAGGGTTTTAGTTGTTGGTGATTTTGTCCTCGACCGACGTTTGCAGATCGATCCGGCGCGCATCGAGCGTTCGGAAGAGACCGGGCTGCCTGCGCACCAGGTAGTTGCGGTCACGATTGATCCTGGCGCAGCGGGGCGCGTTGCTGCTGTGCTGCGTGCGCTTGGATCGGCGGTTATCACGCTGGGTGTGATCGGCGACGACGGCGACGGGTATGAACTGCGGCGCAGCCTGCGTGCGTTGGGTATCGATGAGCGTGCGATGGTTGTTGCTGCCGACCGACATACCGCAACATCGATCCATCCAGTCAATCAAAGCGCAACAGCGCTGTCCTATGACCTGGAGCGGCTCGACATCCGCTCGCGCTCGCCGCTGGCGCCGTCCACCACGGCAGCGCTGATCGAGCGATTGCGCTCACTGGTGATGCAGGTGCATGCAGTCATTGTCGTTGATCGCATACCCGACGACGAATGTGGTGTGGTCACGCTGCGGCTGCGGCTGGAAATCGCCGATCTGGCGGCTCGCTATCCAGATGTCTGGTTTCTGGCACACTCGCGCTGGCGAACCGGACTGTTCAGGAACGTGATAGTCGTACCGAATGCGCGTGAGTGTGTGCGCGCCGTCTACGCCAGCGACAGTGATCATCCGCCGCTGGCGCTGGTCGGGCAGGCTGCCGGGCAGTTGCACCGCCGCACCGGGAAGCCGGTGATCGTCACGCTTGGTCTGCGCGGGATGCTGGTGATCCATAACGACGGCATGACCCATATCCCTGCGATTCCGGTTACCGGACCGATCAATGCCGTTGGTGCGAACGATAGTGCGCTGGCAGCGGTGGCAGTTGCGCTGTGCGCCGGAGCGACGCTGGACGAAGCGGCACAGGCGGGCAATCTGGCGGCTGCGGCGGCGATGCGTTCCGGTGCGACCGACGGAGTGGCACCGGATCAGATCGTGGCGCTCTGGCGGGCACACCACAAGTATAGCTGA
- a CDS encoding SAM-dependent methyltransferase, translating into MTDPMTRFQRLQQRYRDGDIPWDHELPPPEVIAVAAELPPGRVLDLGCGTARACVYLAARGWQADGVDFVPEAIDLAEERVRRAGVAHRVRLFTAPVTNLHFLSEAYDLVLDVGCMHGMSGEELQAYASEVIRLTRPGGLYLLFAHLNDGTSSEMSRWIAKGEVERLFLPAFSVERVEHGITHVCDTTWPSAWYWLRRRSC; encoded by the coding sequence ATGACCGACCCAATGACCCGCTTTCAACGTCTGCAACAGCGATACCGTGATGGCGACATTCCGTGGGACCACGAGCTGCCGCCGCCCGAAGTCATTGCTGTGGCGGCGGAACTTCCGCCAGGGCGCGTGCTCGACCTGGGATGCGGCACAGCGCGCGCGTGCGTCTATCTGGCAGCGCGGGGATGGCAGGCGGATGGCGTCGATTTCGTGCCTGAAGCGATAGATCTCGCCGAAGAGCGAGTCCGTCGCGCAGGAGTTGCTCATCGGGTACGCCTGTTTACCGCCCCGGTCACCAACCTTCATTTCTTAAGCGAAGCGTATGATCTGGTTCTCGATGTCGGTTGTATGCACGGTATGAGCGGAGAGGAACTTCAGGCGTATGCCAGCGAAGTGATACGATTGACGCGACCTGGCGGGTTATACCTGTTGTTTGCGCACCTGAACGATGGAACATCGAGCGAGATGTCGCGCTGGATTGCGAAAGGCGAGGTAGAACGCCTCTTTCTCCCTGCGTTCTCAGTCGAACGTGTTGAACATGGGATCACCCATGTCTGCGACACAACCTGGCCCTCGGCGTGGTACTGGCTCAGGCGCAGGAGCTGCTAA
- a CDS encoding RNA polymerase sigma factor, protein MNDESALIAGLRQRDPQAFATFFEQYADRIYRLAYGIVGNEADAEEALQSTFISALEAIDRFEQHARLGTWLYRIAYNHALMILRRRRPEESLPDEDGPLPMPSALTDWSTLPEDRLLSSEAQEILRNAIAELPITLRAAFICRDIEGFSTAECAQIIGVSEGALKVRLHRARLALRERVSEYFGEWVASPSSRGDHDHDV, encoded by the coding sequence ATGAATGATGAGTCTGCTCTGATTGCCGGGTTGCGTCAACGCGATCCCCAGGCGTTTGCAACCTTTTTTGAACAGTATGCCGATAGGATCTACCGTCTCGCGTATGGGATCGTCGGTAATGAGGCAGATGCCGAAGAGGCGTTGCAGTCCACATTCATCTCAGCTCTCGAAGCAATTGACCGCTTCGAACAGCATGCGCGCCTGGGCACGTGGCTTTACCGCATTGCCTACAATCACGCCCTGATGATCCTGCGCCGCCGTCGCCCCGAAGAGTCGTTGCCCGATGAAGATGGTCCCCTTCCCATGCCATCGGCGCTGACGGACTGGAGTACGCTACCGGAGGATCGCCTGTTGAGCAGCGAGGCGCAAGAGATTCTGCGGAACGCCATCGCAGAACTGCCGATCACGCTGCGCGCAGCGTTCATATGCCGTGACATCGAAGGCTTCTCGACCGCCGAGTGTGCGCAGATCATTGGTGTGAGCGAAGGTGCGCTGAAGGTGCGCCTCCATCGCGCACGCCTGGCGCTCCGCGAACGGGTGAGTGAATACTTTGGCGAATGGGTGGCATCGCCATCCTCCCGTGGAGACCATGACCATGACGTGTGA
- a CDS encoding anti-sigma factor family protein yields the protein MTCEEVIAHLSSYLDHEMDAALAAEMQEHIAQCRNCRVVLDTTQRLIVLLHDEGRHIIPMGERSALFDRLQQAFLNRPPASDSNTTV from the coding sequence ATGACGTGTGAAGAAGTGATCGCCCACCTGTCAAGTTACCTCGATCACGAGATGGATGCTGCGCTGGCTGCCGAGATGCAGGAACATATTGCACAGTGTCGCAACTGCCGCGTCGTGCTCGATACCACCCAACGCCTGATAGTGCTGCTCCACGACGAAGGACGACACATCATTCCGATGGGAGAGCGCAGTGCACTCTTTGATCGCCTGCAACAGGCGTTCCTCAACCGTCCGCCTGCATCCGACTCAAACACGACCGTGTAA
- a CDS encoding sigma-70 family RNA polymerase sigma factor, whose amino-acid sequence MPGLTIDLTIYDDEEALLAGLRRREPDACACLIKRFAPLVYAQALRLLGDADEAEGALQQTFIKACDKLDTYEGRSGLGSWLYRIATNEALMLLRQRSPRVAIDHVADTIQADEIPQHLTPWTLDPAAAALNSELRATLEQALMTLPETLRIVFVLRDLQGLSTEETAAMLGLGESAVKVRLHRARLRLRELLSTYMQEH is encoded by the coding sequence ATGCCCGGACTGACCATCGATCTGACGATCTACGACGATGAAGAAGCATTGCTTGCCGGGTTGCGCCGCCGTGAGCCTGATGCATGCGCCTGCCTGATCAAACGCTTTGCGCCGCTGGTCTATGCCCAGGCGCTGCGGTTGCTCGGCGACGCCGACGAAGCGGAAGGGGCGCTGCAACAGACATTTATCAAAGCGTGCGACAAACTCGATACGTATGAAGGACGCAGCGGATTGGGAAGCTGGCTCTACCGCATCGCAACCAACGAAGCGCTCATGCTGCTGCGCCAGCGGTCGCCGCGCGTGGCTATCGATCATGTCGCCGATACGATCCAGGCGGACGAGATACCGCAACATCTAACGCCGTGGACGCTCGACCCGGCAGCTGCAGCGCTGAACAGTGAACTGCGCGCTACCCTGGAACAGGCGCTGATGACGCTCCCCGAAACGCTGCGCATTGTCTTCGTTCTGCGGGACCTCCAGGGTTTGAGCACTGAAGAGACTGCGGCGATGCTCGGTCTGGGCGAAAGTGCGGTAAAAGTCCGTTTGCACCGCGCGCGGTTGCGTCTGCGGGAATTGCTTTCCACATATATGCAGGAACACTGA
- a CDS encoding anti-sigma factor family protein produces MDTPHHRHDDLDRCRAILAQLNDYLDGELAESLCRELEYHLASCPDCRTVYDTLSRTIHIYRALRDEPLDLPPGVEARLMARITLTLQEKTHDP; encoded by the coding sequence ATGGACACTCCTCATCATCGGCACGACGATCTGGATCGTTGCCGCGCCATTCTGGCGCAACTGAACGACTATCTCGATGGCGAACTCGCCGAGTCGCTCTGCCGCGAACTGGAATACCACCTCGCCAGTTGCCCTGACTGTCGGACGGTGTATGATACCCTGAGTCGCACCATTCATATCTATCGCGCTTTGCGTGATGAACCGCTCGATCTACCGCCAGGGGTCGAAGCACGCTTGATGGCGCGTATCACGCTCACATTGCAGGAGAAAACCCATGATCCGTGA
- a CDS encoding VWA domain-containing protein, whose product MRNNISLLLLLIAGLVISGCGNPTDGGGVPANAITITITYSPEKDEWLKDRIAAFNRAREQVDGQPIVVEGINKSSGAARTEIRNGQLKTTIWSPSASTWLEVLKYESGNPNVAVSNQPLVLTPVVISMWRPMAEAMGWPEKSIGWSDMLTLIEDPRGWGAYGHPEWGRFSWGHTDPEISTTALSTLLAEFYAATGKQRDLTVADIQRPESQEFIRKLGKGIKHYGYNTLVFSENMRKFGMGYISAFPMEEITLIDFNKNKNPPTPLVAIYPREGTFWHDNPFIIMATASPQERQAAERFYDFLLSVESQQLAMSYGFRPANVDVPLADPISLAYGVQPQGVQSVLPTPPAEVIVAAKNAWSINRKRADILLVVDVSGSMEGEKLEAAKSGLGTFLSRILPEDRVGLIVFSTDARVVVPPAPLSEARIALDDAIAQLNARGKTALYDALITGKQVFDDLPPPDEERIRAIVLLSDGLDNASRTTLDQVRLAFDETGISIFPVAYGSDADLAALEQIATFSRTIVVQGDTGDIGQIFENLSRYF is encoded by the coding sequence ATGCGCAACAACATATCACTGCTTCTCCTGCTCATTGCTGGATTGGTCATTTCAGGCTGCGGCAATCCAACGGACGGAGGTGGCGTTCCAGCCAACGCCATCACCATCACCATCACCTACAGTCCTGAAAAAGACGAGTGGCTGAAGGATCGCATTGCTGCGTTCAACCGTGCACGTGAGCAGGTCGATGGGCAACCGATCGTGGTCGAGGGGATCAACAAATCGAGCGGCGCTGCGCGTACCGAGATCAGGAATGGACAATTGAAAACCACCATCTGGTCGCCGTCCGCTTCAACCTGGCTGGAAGTGTTGAAATACGAGAGTGGCAATCCGAATGTTGCCGTATCGAACCAGCCCCTGGTGTTGACGCCGGTGGTGATCTCGATGTGGCGTCCAATGGCGGAGGCAATGGGTTGGCCCGAGAAGTCGATCGGCTGGTCAGACATGCTGACGCTGATCGAGGATCCGCGCGGATGGGGGGCGTATGGTCACCCGGAGTGGGGGCGCTTCAGTTGGGGACACACCGACCCGGAGATCAGCACGACGGCGCTCTCGACGTTGCTGGCGGAGTTCTACGCTGCAACCGGCAAACAACGCGACCTGACGGTGGCGGATATTCAGCGACCGGAGAGTCAGGAGTTTATTCGTAAACTGGGCAAAGGGATCAAGCACTACGGCTACAATACGCTGGTCTTCAGCGAAAATATGCGGAAATTCGGGATGGGATACATCTCGGCGTTTCCGATGGAAGAAATCACCCTGATCGACTTCAACAAGAACAAAAACCCGCCGACGCCGCTGGTTGCGATCTATCCACGTGAAGGCACCTTCTGGCACGATAATCCGTTCATCATCATGGCAACCGCATCGCCGCAGGAGCGCCAGGCGGCAGAGCGCTTCTACGACTTTCTGCTATCGGTCGAGAGCCAGCAACTGGCGATGAGCTACGGCTTCCGCCCGGCAAATGTCGATGTGCCGCTGGCAGACCCGATCAGTCTGGCGTATGGCGTTCAGCCGCAAGGGGTGCAGAGCGTGTTGCCGACACCGCCAGCTGAAGTGATCGTTGCTGCCAAGAATGCCTGGTCGATCAACCGCAAACGAGCCGACATCCTGCTGGTGGTCGATGTCTCCGGTTCAATGGAGGGCGAAAAATTGGAGGCGGCAAAATCCGGGCTTGGAACCTTCCTGAGCCGCATTCTTCCAGAAGATCGGGTTGGGTTGATCGTCTTTTCGACAGATGCACGTGTTGTTGTGCCGCCTGCTCCGTTGAGCGAGGCGCGCATTGCGCTCGACGACGCCATTGCGCAATTGAACGCGCGCGGCAAAACGGCACTGTACGATGCCCTGATCACTGGCAAACAGGTTTTCGACGACCTGCCGCCACCTGATGAAGAACGGATTCGCGCAATCGTGCTACTTTCAGACGGACTTGACAATGCCAGTCGCACGACACTCGACCAGGTCCGGCTGGCATTCGACGAGACTGGCATCAGCATTTTCCCTGTGGCTTACGGATCGGATGCGGATCTTGCAGCGCTGGAGCAGATTGCGACATTCTCGCGCACCATCGTGGTGCAGGGCGACACCGGCGATATTGGTCAGATTTTCGAGAATCTGAGCAGGTATTTCTAG
- a CDS encoding Uma2 family endonuclease: MTRTTAHRPPAPDTPPETDPFRYGWRLVPRPTPDDPYNLEQVPLTLEDVLHPETGDFIVHSDRHETDRMYLTAVLRARLESAGVAIVLSDVRIAWDIPDLRPHGPDVMVIPGVAERQDWSTFDVAVEGARPALIIAITSPETRANDLEIKVDHYARAGVAQYVIVDDARRRGGKRRLRLLDYRLEAGAYRLHAPDAARRVHLVIANLWLGVEGDHVVCYDERGAAFGEYATVVRQAAEAAERAQREAQARREAEGHAQREAERAQREAEARARREAEIRAHREAEERAALAARLRDLEAELRRLRSRDGTDG; this comes from the coding sequence ATGACCCGGACGACCGCCCATCGCCCCCCGGCGCCGGACACGCCGCCCGAAACCGATCCGTTCCGCTACGGCTGGCGTCTCGTGCCGCGCCCCACCCCCGACGACCCCTACAACCTGGAACAGGTTCCGCTCACGCTGGAGGACGTCCTGCACCCTGAAACCGGAGACTTCATCGTGCATAGCGACCGCCACGAGACCGACCGGATGTACCTGACCGCCGTGCTGCGCGCGCGCCTTGAGTCCGCTGGCGTCGCCATCGTCCTCAGCGATGTGCGCATCGCGTGGGATATTCCCGACCTGCGTCCGCACGGACCGGATGTGATGGTCATCCCCGGCGTGGCGGAGCGGCAGGATTGGAGCACCTTCGACGTGGCGGTCGAGGGGGCGCGTCCGGCGCTGATCATCGCAATCACCTCGCCGGAGACGCGCGCGAACGATCTGGAGATCAAGGTTGACCATTATGCGCGGGCGGGGGTGGCGCAGTATGTGATTGTGGACGACGCCAGGCGACGGGGGGGAAAGCGGCGTCTACGCCTGCTCGACTACCGGTTGGAGGCGGGGGCGTACCGCCTGCACGCGCCAGATGCCGCACGGCGAGTGCATCTGGTCATCGCCAATCTGTGGCTGGGGGTGGAGGGCGACCACGTGGTCTGCTACGACGAGCGGGGTGCGGCGTTCGGCGAGTATGCGACGGTAGTGCGGCAGGCGGCGGAAGCGGCAGAACGCGCGCAGCGGGAGGCGCAGGCGCGGCGGGAGGCCGAAGGACACGCGCAGCGCGAGGCGGAACGCGCGCAGCGGGAAGCGGAAGCGCGCGCGCGCCGGGAAGCCGAAATACGCGCGCATCGGGAGGCGGAGGAGCGCGCGGCGCTCGCGGCGCGGTTGCGCGACCTGGAAGCGGAACTGCGGCGATTGCGCAGCCGCGACGGGACCGACGGGTGA
- a CDS encoding vWA domain-containing protein has product MPHILRWLLILVLVAPALTACGGNGIGIAPGANTIEISIAYGSEKRAWLEEAVGQFNAAGQKIASGATIRVTATPMGSTDSMNQILNGTIQPTIWSPASRILLPVANDEWGKRNNGATLVDENAPLLVLSPVVIAMWKPMAEVLGWPNKPLGWSDLAELSASGKTWADFGRPEWGPIQFGHTHPDYSNSGVAAIIAISYAAAGKTRGLTVADVQNPQVAQFMQNIESGIIHYGESTGFFADQMFNRGPGYLSAAVLYENLVIESYNRDRYPAVSQPVVAIYPKEGTFWSDHPYAVLNAPWVSAEQREAADVFLRYLLDRPQQERALSYGFRPASTDVPVGAPIVAENGVDPQQPQTLLDVPRPDVLAAIRSIWVENKKRVDVMAVLDVSGSMADEARLEQAKTALRIFIEQLQDDDGFGLTIFSDSATVLTPVSPIGPKRAEILNRIAGLTPRGGTRLLDTTVEAYQEMSATPPGQRIRAVVVLTDGLDNKSQRNAQDVLNLLRQDREGYSIKVFTVAFGGDADVNLLKEIAEATGAKSYVGKPGERGSIERVYQDIATFF; this is encoded by the coding sequence ATGCCACACATACTCCGATGGCTTCTGATCCTGGTTCTGGTGGCGCCGGCGCTGACAGCGTGCGGCGGAAACGGGATTGGTATCGCTCCGGGCGCAAATACGATCGAGATCAGCATTGCCTACGGCAGCGAGAAGCGCGCCTGGTTGGAAGAGGCGGTCGGGCAGTTCAACGCCGCCGGTCAGAAAATTGCGAGCGGCGCCACCATCCGCGTCACTGCGACGCCAATGGGTTCGACCGACTCGATGAACCAGATTCTGAACGGCACGATTCAGCCGACCATCTGGAGTCCGGCGAGCCGGATTCTGCTGCCGGTCGCCAACGATGAGTGGGGCAAACGGAACAACGGCGCCACGCTGGTCGATGAAAATGCGCCGCTCCTGGTGCTCAGCCCGGTTGTCATCGCTATGTGGAAGCCGATGGCCGAAGTGCTTGGCTGGCCCAACAAACCACTTGGCTGGAGCGACCTCGCCGAACTGTCGGCGAGCGGCAAAACCTGGGCGGACTTTGGCAGACCGGAGTGGGGTCCGATCCAGTTCGGTCACACCCACCCTGATTACTCCAACAGCGGTGTTGCAGCGATTATTGCCATCAGTTATGCGGCAGCCGGCAAAACGCGCGGATTGACCGTCGCCGATGTGCAGAATCCCCAGGTCGCCCAGTTCATGCAGAATATTGAGAGCGGCATCATCCACTACGGTGAAAGCACCGGTTTCTTCGCCGACCAGATGTTCAACCGCGGACCGGGGTATCTCTCAGCCGCCGTGTTGTACGAGAACCTGGTGATCGAGTCCTACAACCGCGACCGCTACCCCGCCGTTTCGCAGCCGGTTGTCGCCATTTACCCGAAGGAGGGCACCTTCTGGAGCGATCACCCGTATGCTGTGCTGAATGCGCCCTGGGTCAGCGCCGAACAGCGCGAGGCGGCGGATGTGTTCCTGCGCTATCTGCTTGATCGCCCACAGCAGGAACGGGCGCTGAGTTACGGCTTTCGCCCCGCCAGCACCGATGTGCCGGTAGGAGCGCCGATTGTTGCGGAAAACGGCGTCGATCCGCAGCAACCTCAGACGTTGCTCGATGTGCCGCGCCCTGATGTGCTGGCCGCCATTCGCAGCATCTGGGTGGAAAACAAAAAACGGGTCGATGTGATGGCCGTCCTGGATGTGTCCGGCAGCATGGCAGATGAAGCGCGCCTGGAACAGGCAAAAACAGCGCTGCGCATTTTCATCGAGCAGTTGCAGGACGACGACGGGTTCGGGTTGACCATCTTCAGTGACAGTGCAACCGTTCTCACACCAGTCTCTCCCATCGGTCCCAAGCGCGCCGAAATCCTTAATCGCATCGCGGGACTCACGCCGCGCGGCGGCACGCGTCTGCTCGATACAACCGTCGAAGCGTACCAGGAAATGAGCGCCACACCGCCCGGTCAACGCATCCGCGCAGTTGTGGTGTTGACCGACGGGCTGGACAACAAGAGCCAGCGTAATGCGCAAGACGTGCTCAATCTGCTCAGGCAGGACCGGGAGGGATACAGTATCAAAGTCTTCACCGTTGCGTTCGGCGGCGATGCTGATGTAAACTTGCTGAAGGAAATCGCCGAAGCGACCGGGGCGAAGAGTTATGTCGGCAAACCGGGAGAACGCGGCAGCATTGAACGTGTTTACCAGGACATCGCAACGTTCTTCTGA
- a CDS encoding substrate-binding domain-containing protein: MQSVTRAIGIGYLLICLLALLATAFVGPVGDAPFPLPIGPAQDPVVVTIWYGTEKRQWFEDAAQRFAATNPRVGNRPIQIVLRGIGSRELAVRAARREFGGDGQPTVISPASSMWVEVARTDWAALNRGAPSFITENPGQVTPLALTPLVAVIWQERAQLLWPQGPENFWQNLHAALTDSEGWIGVARARGFAPGSPEYQKASNWGFVKFGHTSPLTSNSGAQALILMAYGYHGKSRGLTNADVLSPEFQQWMRDVEMAVLEFGDSTGSFMTSMVQFGPSKYDLVLVYENLALENIVAAQNRWGDIRIYYPPATMFSDHPYAILNAPWVTPEQRQAAEQFRNFLLSPPIQEIAFRQYGFRPAIPDVPVLTNDPSNPFVKYSAYGAQVDTPPLVETPSGEVVTTILNLWRRQINR; this comes from the coding sequence CATCTGCCTGCTGGCGCTTCTTGCCACGGCATTCGTCGGTCCTGTCGGCGACGCGCCCTTCCCGCTCCCCATCGGCCCGGCGCAGGACCCAGTCGTAGTAACGATCTGGTATGGCACCGAGAAACGGCAGTGGTTTGAAGATGCCGCGCAGCGGTTTGCGGCAACCAACCCGCGTGTGGGGAACCGCCCGATCCAGATTGTGCTGCGCGGCATCGGTTCGCGTGAACTTGCCGTGCGCGCCGCGCGGCGCGAGTTCGGCGGCGACGGGCAACCGACGGTGATCAGCCCGGCGAGCAGCATGTGGGTCGAGGTGGCGCGCACCGACTGGGCGGCGCTCAATCGCGGTGCGCCGTCGTTCATCACCGAAAATCCGGGTCAGGTGACGCCGCTGGCATTAACGCCGCTGGTGGCGGTGATCTGGCAGGAACGCGCCCAGTTGCTCTGGCCCCAGGGTCCGGAGAACTTCTGGCAGAACCTGCACGCGGCGCTTACCGATAGTGAGGGATGGATCGGCGTCGCCAGAGCGCGCGGTTTCGCTCCCGGCTCGCCAGAGTACCAGAAAGCCAGCAACTGGGGGTTCGTCAAATTCGGTCATACCTCGCCGCTGACCTCGAACAGCGGCGCACAGGCGTTGATCCTCATGGCGTATGGCTACCATGGTAAAAGTCGGGGTTTGACGAACGCCGACGTGCTCTCCCCTGAGTTCCAGCAGTGGATGCGCGATGTCGAGATGGCGGTGCTCGAATTCGGCGACAGCACCGGTTCGTTTATGACCAGCATGGTGCAGTTCGGTCCGAGCAAGTACGATCTGGTGCTGGTCTACGAGAACCTTGCGCTGGAGAATATTGTCGCCGCCCAGAACCGCTGGGGGGACATCCGCATCTACTATCCGCCGGCAACCATGTTCAGCGATCATCCCTATGCCATCCTGAATGCGCCGTGGGTGACGCCGGAACAGCGGCAGGCGGCGGAGCAATTCCGTAATTTCCTGTTGTCACCCCCTATCCAGGAGATCGCCTTTCGCCAGTATGGGTTCCGCCCGGCCATTCCCGATGTGCCGGTGCTGACCAACGATCCGTCCAATCCCTTCGTCAAATACAGCGCATATGGCGCGCAGGTCGACACGCCGCCGCTCGTAGAGACGCCATCGGGCGAGGTGGTGACCACGATCCTCAATCTCTGGCGGCGACAGATCAATCGGTGA